One genomic window of Ziziphus jujuba cultivar Dongzao chromosome 4, ASM3175591v1 includes the following:
- the LOC107417075 gene encoding uncharacterized protein LOC107417075 yields MGISKTEVNLKRLLAAAPKQQNQAKLVHYVATLRELLEQLAEERTPEGLPRVSKAVVSDYSEKIEVIASKLTAMMTDIQVPKESFAGISVKLSSSKMEGENHIPPSPGLRRRAVPASSIDDRTHETIEDDSSAPVKLDAAAHAHIEKHRKLQEDLTDEMVGLARQLKESSLVMSRSLQDTEKILDSTEEAVEHSLARTGHANSRATEIYSKTSKTTCFTWLAIFMMTCVFIMVVLLIRVT; encoded by the exons ATGGGAATTAGCAAAACAGAAGTGAACTTGAAGAGGTTGCTAGCAGCTGCGCCTAAACAACAAAACCAGGCAAAACTTGTGCAT TATGTTGCCACTCTACGAGAACTGTTAGAACAACTTGCTGAAGAACGTACACCAGAAGGCTTACCAAg AGTTTCAAAGGCTGTGGTGAGTGATTATTCTGAGAAGATTGAAGTCATTGCTTCAAAATTAACTGCCATGATG ACTGACATACAAGTACCCAAGGAGTCCTTTGCTGGGATTTCCGTCAAATTAAGCTCTTCTAAAATGGAAGGAGAAAACCATATTCCTCCTTCACCAGGACTGAGAAGGAGAGCAGT GCCTGCATCAAGCATTGATGATAGAACACATGAAACTATTGAGGATGATTCATCAGCACCTGTCAAATTGGATGCAGCAGCTCACGCACATATAGAAAAGCACAG AAAGTTGCAAGAGGACTTGACTGATGAAATGGTTGGGTTGGCAAGACAACTCAAAGAGAGTAGCCTGGTGATGAGCCGTTCTCTGCAGGACACTGAAAAG ATACTGGATTCTACAGAAGAGGCTGTTGAACATAGCTTGGCGAGGACTGGTCATGCAAATTCACGGGCTACAGAAATTTACTCGAAGACTTCTAAAACTACATGTTTCACTTGGCTTGCGATCTTTATGATGACTTGTGTATTCATAATGGTTGTCCTTTTAATTCGTGTTACTTAA